One Corynebacterium appendicis CIP 107643 DNA window includes the following coding sequences:
- a CDS encoding bifunctional ADP-dependent NAD(P)H-hydrate dehydratase/NAD(P)H-hydrate epimerase: protein MVYAYTAEQIRAAEKPLLDAQASTDELMKSAAHAVFEAAEAMLAWPDALADLRHNRRTLLLVGKGGNGGDALYAGAELALAGHAVDAWLAWGSAHAPALKAFRNAGGTVLTDLPEDMREYRFAIDGLTGLGGAGSLDEQTGRVIQGLADWYAHVLAVDVPSGIDADTGEKGEFHVTADATVTFGCWRLAHGLAPECGIQLLADPHLSDGSTISGNLSPLTAAAMLHRSVNDDHEWPESLARITATNVPSMEPRFHDDKYTGGVVGVRAGSGTYPGAAILCVAGAVHATPSMVRYAGPQALEVVRALPEVVVTRKLEDAGRVQAWVFGPGTGTDSIARSELAYLLGREEPLLIDADGLTLLSLDPELRELLRSRSAQTLLTPHDGEFSRLRDAEGIAESDRLAETRAVAESFNCMVLRKGRTTILCDPRHEAADSVIDAGNSWAATPGSGDVLSGITGAHLAQTAARWGNDAFLSDTQPVVVHAVASALAAQTEFGPAPARAFAIAEAVPAATAKLHRFSGLPAASTQR, encoded by the coding sequence ATGGTTTACGCGTACACAGCCGAACAGATCCGCGCGGCGGAAAAGCCCTTGCTGGATGCGCAGGCCAGCACAGATGAGCTGATGAAGTCCGCGGCCCACGCCGTCTTCGAGGCCGCCGAGGCGATGCTCGCGTGGCCCGACGCCTTGGCAGACCTCCGGCACAACCGCAGGACGCTCCTGCTGGTGGGCAAGGGCGGCAACGGGGGCGACGCGCTCTATGCCGGTGCGGAGCTCGCCCTCGCCGGCCACGCCGTCGACGCCTGGCTGGCGTGGGGGAGCGCCCACGCTCCGGCGCTGAAAGCCTTCCGCAATGCCGGTGGCACGGTGCTCACGGATCTTCCGGAAGACATGCGCGAATACCGTTTTGCCATCGACGGGCTCACCGGTCTCGGCGGCGCCGGCAGCCTCGACGAGCAGACTGGACGCGTCATCCAGGGCCTCGCCGACTGGTACGCGCACGTGCTCGCCGTCGACGTGCCTTCCGGCATCGACGCGGATACGGGCGAAAAAGGCGAATTTCACGTCACCGCCGACGCTACCGTCACCTTCGGCTGCTGGCGTCTCGCCCACGGCCTCGCCCCCGAATGCGGCATCCAGCTGCTCGCCGACCCGCACCTTAGCGACGGCAGCACGATCAGCGGCAATCTCTCGCCGCTGACTGCTGCTGCCATGCTCCACCGCTCGGTCAACGACGACCACGAGTGGCCCGAGAGTCTCGCGCGGATCACCGCGACCAATGTGCCGAGCATGGAGCCACGCTTCCACGACGATAAATACACCGGCGGTGTCGTGGGTGTCCGCGCTGGCAGCGGCACGTATCCCGGCGCGGCAATCCTGTGCGTCGCAGGCGCCGTGCACGCCACCCCGTCGATGGTCCGCTACGCCGGCCCCCAGGCACTCGAGGTGGTGCGGGCGCTTCCAGAGGTCGTCGTTACGCGCAAGCTCGAAGACGCCGGTCGCGTCCAAGCCTGGGTTTTCGGCCCCGGCACGGGCACCGACAGCATCGCGCGCAGCGAACTCGCGTACTTGCTCGGCCGCGAGGAGCCACTGCTTATCGACGCCGACGGCCTCACCCTTCTCTCCCTCGACCCCGAGCTGCGCGAGCTCCTCCGCTCCCGTTCCGCCCAGACGCTGCTGACCCCGCACGACGGCGAATTCTCCCGGCTGCGCGATGCAGAGGGGATCGCCGAGTCCGACCGGCTGGCTGAGACCCGCGCAGTGGCGGAATCCTTCAATTGCATGGTGCTGCGCAAGGGGCGCACCACCATCCTGTGCGACCCCCGCCACGAAGCCGCGGACTCTGTCATCGATGCCGGTAACTCGTGGGCGGCGACGCCCGGTTCCGGCGACGTGCTCTCCGGAATCACCGGCGCGCACCTCGCCCAAACAGCCGCACGCTGGGGCAATGACGCCTTCCTGAGTGATACTCAGCCCGTGGTCGTTCACGCCGTGGCGAGCGCCCTGGCTGCGCAGACGGAATTTGGCCCCGCGCCCGCCCGCGCCTTCGCTATCGCGGAAGCGGTGCCCGCCGCGACGGCGAAGCTGCACCGATTCAGCGGTCTGCCGGCAGCTTCCACACAGCGGTAA
- a CDS encoding YwaF family protein, with protein MPYQPAPWTSKHTGKTYPTITQYDQKHLVLMVFFIMLCGILVVAVKKLSGSVVKASRKVAGAIMGIISVAYFLWVLNPKRLVWDETAPFHITDALRVITPLALGTGNPTATAISYYWGLFLNPMALFFPDMAFVQDNKVLQEIAYWYFHMAASVVPVVLTFGLGYRPSWKDWRMITGVTLAWGAFAATMNKFTGGNYMFVAGHPRGWSPLNLFGRWPCYLAIVGPGVIGVFALLTAVWKLPADR; from the coding sequence ATGCCCTACCAACCCGCCCCGTGGACGTCGAAGCACACGGGCAAGACGTACCCGACAATCACGCAGTACGACCAGAAGCACTTGGTGCTCATGGTCTTTTTCATCATGCTGTGCGGGATTCTCGTCGTTGCGGTGAAGAAGTTGTCGGGCTCGGTGGTGAAGGCCTCGCGCAAGGTGGCGGGCGCGATCATGGGGATCATCTCCGTGGCGTACTTCCTTTGGGTGCTCAATCCGAAGCGCCTGGTGTGGGATGAGACTGCGCCGTTCCACATCACCGATGCACTGCGCGTGATCACTCCCCTGGCGCTGGGCACGGGCAACCCGACTGCGACGGCGATCAGCTATTACTGGGGCCTCTTCCTCAACCCGATGGCGCTCTTTTTCCCCGACATGGCATTCGTGCAGGACAATAAGGTGCTGCAAGAGATCGCTTACTGGTACTTCCACATGGCGGCCAGCGTCGTGCCGGTCGTTCTCACTTTCGGTCTCGGGTACCGCCCGAGCTGGAAAGACTGGCGCATGATCACCGGCGTGACGCTCGCCTGGGGCGCATTCGCCGCGACGATGAACAAATTCACCGGCGGCAACTACATGTTCGTCGCAGGTCACCCGCGTGGCTGGTCGCCCCTGAACCTCTTCGGTCGCTGGCCCTGTTACCTCGCCATTGTCGGCCCGGGCGTGATCGGCGTCTTCGCTCTGCTTACCGCTGTGTGGAAGCTGCCGGCAGACCGCTGA
- a CDS encoding MFS transporter, whose translation MGFAAFVYVTFEMFAVGLITPMSRDLGVSEGQVGLLMTVYASIVAVVTIPLMEVTRRLDRKPVFIATLVFLIAGIALQATAGSYWMLAVARICAALTHGLFWSLVNPMAARLAPAGMTGKAVGVVSLGSTMALVVGSPLTTLLGGAFGWRMATWILGGFVALAFILLFFLLPSMPAIPPAGKQEGEQKRSALPALVLYLALVITALFCTYTYLGLFVHRTAGPEFVAIGLAAYGIFGIVGVVAAGQRADRRMIRMNILGTALIILAGLTGALALTVSSGSYVLGFILAVLVVGFLGLAGGGLPTVATTIFLFAGNANQNRASSIYVVTFQVGIASGSAVGAVPVDSGFFPGTLLITAVLGTLALIELSLRARPLLR comes from the coding sequence ATGGGCTTCGCGGCCTTCGTATACGTGACATTCGAGATGTTCGCCGTCGGCCTGATCACTCCGATGTCCCGCGACCTCGGGGTCAGTGAAGGCCAGGTGGGCCTGCTCATGACGGTGTATGCCTCGATCGTCGCCGTCGTCACCATCCCTTTGATGGAGGTCACCCGCCGGTTGGACCGCAAACCGGTCTTCATCGCCACGCTTGTCTTCCTCATCGCCGGCATCGCGCTTCAAGCCACCGCCGGTAGTTACTGGATGCTCGCCGTCGCGCGTATCTGTGCCGCGCTGACCCACGGCTTGTTCTGGTCCTTGGTCAACCCCATGGCTGCGCGCCTGGCACCTGCGGGCATGACGGGCAAGGCCGTCGGTGTCGTCTCGCTCGGTTCGACAATGGCGCTCGTGGTGGGCTCACCCTTGACGACACTGCTCGGCGGCGCCTTCGGCTGGCGGATGGCCACATGGATCCTGGGCGGCTTCGTCGCACTCGCTTTCATCCTCCTGTTCTTCCTGCTGCCCTCGATGCCTGCGATTCCGCCTGCCGGCAAACAGGAAGGGGAGCAGAAGCGCTCGGCGTTGCCAGCCCTCGTGCTCTACCTCGCCCTCGTCATCACCGCACTCTTCTGCACGTACACGTACCTCGGCCTCTTCGTGCACCGCACGGCCGGCCCGGAGTTCGTCGCTATCGGCCTCGCCGCTTACGGCATTTTCGGAATTGTCGGCGTGGTCGCCGCGGGCCAGCGCGCTGACCGCCGCATGATCCGGATGAATATCCTCGGCACCGCCCTGATCATTTTGGCCGGTCTCACCGGCGCACTCGCGTTGACGGTCAGCAGCGGTTCGTACGTGCTCGGCTTCATTCTCGCTGTGCTAGTCGTCGGATTCCTCGGTCTCGCGGGCGGTGGCCTGCCCACGGTCGCTACGACAATCTTCCTTTTCGCAGGCAATGCGAACCAGAACCGTGCCTCGTCTATCTATGTGGTCACTTTCCAAGTCGGCATCGCCAGCGGTTCAGCGGTCGGCGCTGTGCCTGTAGATTCCGGCTTCTTCCCCGGCACCCTGCTCATCACCGCCGTGCTCGGCACTCTCGCCCTTATCGAGCTGAGTCTGCGCGCCCGCCCGCTCTTGCGTTAG
- a CDS encoding IS1096 element passenger TnpR family protein, with protein sequence MILTLLMSLEGSRPEISRLVNVEDDVHLGEFAPVIDAAFGFSGMATHLYMGTADGEPVLYSPNPSAGERDEAVVTLGDVDALTYVYDTSANWNIKLEILGVTDIDTPSPMLIDVQGPDIIEPCGGPDLMTAFHAEARRLAAGLSPDMKVSPLLLSFMPVMSPERLIQRLSQADHTTVAERIAFTAEDLMLDTGSDDFTDASNSPELSHEFDSFMETRPDLQQILSLDPNPERNPTLIAAISEFFSDHSPEFVEDTLYPFTRIVGNIRAFINHCSEPIRLTARGKLRSPDVRSLSDALSLNVSPGKHREEAVPALGALRTFLQFADLLETDEGMLEASEEALELITSAEAVLYMFEEEFFRFCAINHDDDGEQVLTWAAHMAGLGSPPVFFTPPADPVFTVNLLVALGIYEPASTVQAPILTEPGRGVLSILLDLE encoded by the coding sequence ATGATCCTCACGTTGCTCATGTCCCTCGAAGGATCACGCCCGGAAATTTCGCGGCTGGTCAATGTCGAGGACGACGTCCATCTCGGCGAGTTCGCTCCCGTGATCGACGCCGCCTTCGGCTTCTCCGGCATGGCTACGCACCTGTACATGGGCACCGCCGACGGCGAGCCCGTCCTCTACTCCCCAAATCCGAGCGCGGGAGAGCGCGACGAGGCTGTCGTCACGCTGGGCGATGTCGACGCGCTGACGTACGTCTACGACACCTCCGCGAACTGGAATATCAAGCTCGAGATCCTAGGCGTCACAGACATCGACACCCCGTCGCCCATGCTTATCGACGTACAGGGCCCCGACATCATTGAGCCCTGCGGCGGCCCCGATCTGATGACCGCATTCCACGCCGAGGCGCGCCGATTGGCCGCGGGCCTCAGCCCAGATATGAAGGTCTCCCCGCTACTGCTCAGCTTCATGCCGGTCATGAGTCCGGAACGCCTCATCCAGCGTCTTTCCCAGGCCGACCACACCACTGTGGCTGAGCGAATTGCCTTCACCGCGGAGGATCTCATGCTCGACACGGGCAGTGACGATTTCACCGACGCGTCGAACTCGCCTGAGCTATCTCACGAGTTCGATTCCTTCATGGAAACACGGCCCGACCTGCAGCAGATCCTGTCCCTCGATCCCAATCCCGAACGCAACCCAACGCTCATTGCCGCGATATCAGAGTTCTTCTCCGACCATTCCCCGGAATTCGTGGAGGACACGCTCTATCCGTTCACGCGCATCGTCGGCAATATACGCGCGTTCATCAACCATTGCTCGGAGCCCATCCGCCTTACGGCCCGCGGTAAGTTGCGCTCGCCAGACGTGCGCTCGCTTTCCGACGCTCTGAGCCTCAACGTCAGCCCTGGTAAGCACCGCGAGGAAGCCGTTCCAGCCTTGGGCGCCCTCCGCACGTTTCTGCAGTTCGCCGACCTCCTCGAGACTGACGAGGGGATGCTCGAAGCCAGTGAGGAAGCTCTCGAACTCATCACGAGTGCCGAGGCGGTGCTCTACATGTTCGAGGAGGAGTTCTTCCGCTTCTGCGCGATCAACCACGACGACGATGGTGAACAGGTGCTCACATGGGCCGCGCACATGGCCGGTCTGGGCAGTCCCCCTGTCTTCTTTACCCCGCCGGCAGATCCCGTATTCACCGTGAACCTGCTCGTCGCCCTCGGGATTTACGAGCCAGCATCCACCGTGCAGGCCCCGATCCTCACCGAGCCCGGCAGGGGAGTGCTCAGCATTCTCCTCGACTTGGAGTGA
- a CDS encoding DUF202 domain-containing protein: protein MARITIPVADAGLQAERTALSWTRTALSMMVCSLTLLRWSDSYSALVFGAIGLLAVLSLAIIARSRAGYRDEAQGLRKESVDANVFGVLAITAGMSVLGGLGLYLAVVG from the coding sequence ATGGCACGCATTACGATTCCCGTGGCGGATGCGGGACTGCAAGCAGAACGGACAGCGCTGTCGTGGACGCGCACCGCCCTGTCAATGATGGTGTGTTCTCTCACATTGCTTCGCTGGTCAGACAGTTATTCGGCGCTCGTTTTCGGGGCGATCGGATTGCTCGCGGTGCTCTCGCTGGCCATCATTGCGAGAAGCCGGGCAGGATACCGGGACGAGGCGCAAGGGTTGAGGAAAGAAAGCGTGGACGCCAATGTATTCGGTGTCCTCGCCATCACGGCAGGCATGTCGGTGCTGGGAGGGCTGGGACTGTATCTCGCGGTAGTCGGCTAG
- a CDS encoding YidH family protein, whose protein sequence is MSDRGWFTRTVFPTGTEPDPRFTLANERTFLAWTRTALAFLAGGIALEAFAFPDFDERWRAVAAITLILVGMAIAVGSAVRWIRIERALRADHPLPAPAIVPVLGLGIGIASVIVLAALF, encoded by the coding sequence ATGAGCGATCGTGGTTGGTTTACCCGCACCGTGTTCCCCACCGGCACGGAGCCGGATCCCCGCTTCACGCTCGCCAACGAGCGAACTTTCCTTGCCTGGACGCGCACGGCGCTGGCATTTCTCGCCGGAGGTATCGCGCTTGAAGCTTTCGCGTTTCCCGACTTCGACGAACGCTGGCGCGCGGTCGCGGCAATCACGTTGATCCTCGTCGGCATGGCCATTGCCGTCGGATCGGCGGTGCGGTGGATCCGGATCGAGCGTGCGCTCCGAGCCGATCACCCGCTTCCGGCTCCCGCCATCGTGCCAGTGCTGGGCCTCGGAATCGGGATCGCCAGCGTCATCGTCCTGGCGGCGCTGTTTTAG
- a CDS encoding VanZ family protein, which translates to MRARQRVTRGAAIGALLAYSGVVIALTMLKQFFRIGYLWDPAKQPFVGYSFIPFHEIFTASSWFGTLFGYGGNLAFFVPVGLLLYVIFGRVKWATIVGGGFSLAIEAAQFFAQLGYTDVDDFIMNTVGAFVGATLARWCGPKMHRVWIGLTFAAVAVFIGLVLAGDSLGGPSRVKQL; encoded by the coding sequence ATGCGGGCACGGCAGCGCGTGACCCGGGGCGCGGCGATAGGTGCGCTCCTCGCCTACTCAGGCGTGGTCATCGCGCTGACCATGCTGAAGCAATTCTTCCGTATCGGGTACTTGTGGGATCCGGCGAAACAGCCCTTTGTCGGGTACTCGTTCATCCCCTTCCACGAAATATTCACGGCATCATCGTGGTTCGGCACGCTCTTCGGATACGGCGGCAACCTGGCGTTCTTCGTTCCCGTCGGGCTGCTGCTCTATGTCATATTCGGCCGGGTGAAGTGGGCGACGATCGTCGGCGGAGGTTTCAGCTTGGCGATCGAGGCGGCGCAATTCTTTGCGCAACTGGGTTACACGGATGTCGACGACTTCATCATGAACACCGTAGGTGCATTCGTCGGAGCGACCCTCGCGCGATGGTGCGGGCCGAAGATGCACCGGGTGTGGATCGGTTTGACGTTTGCGGCGGTGGCTGTGTTTATTGGGCTTGTTCTCGCAGGTGACAGCCTTGGCGGCCCGAGCAGGGTGAAGCAGCTCTAG
- the leuS gene encoding leucine--tRNA ligase, which produces MTSATGPAFRYSAGIANEIEQKWQKYWIDNGTFNAPNPVGPLAPQSGAENLPADKLNVQDMFPYPSGAGLHVGHPLGYIATDVFARYNRMLGKNVLHTLGYDAFGLPAEQYAIQTGTHPRTTTMANIENMTRQLDALGLGHDRRRSVATTDPEFYRWTQWIFLQIFNSWFDDEQQKARPIAELIDELESGKRTTKDGRVYADLDATEKQKAVDEFRLVYLSDSMVNWCPGLGTVLANEEVTAEGRSERGNYPVFRKRLRQWMMRITAYSDRLLDDLDLLDWPDKVKTMQRNWIGRSRGAEVTFQAQGTDGNEHPIDVFTTRPDTLFGATYMVLAPEHELVEKLVAEGYEADVDKRWTFGEATPQAAVDVYKRAIAAKSDVERQENREKTGVFLGTYATNPVNGEQVPVFIADYVLTGYGTGAIMAVPAHDERDYEFATVFGLPIVPVLEGGNIDEEAFTEDGPHINSANDRGLDLNGLGKDESIEKAIEWLVGEGAGEERIQYKLRDWLFARQRYWGEPFPIVYDDNGVAHALPESMLPVELPDVEDYNPVSFDPDDADSEPSPPLAKATDWVNVTLDLGDGEKQYTRDTNVMPQWAGSSWYQLRYIDPTNTEKFCDIENERYWTGPQPEKHGANDPGGVDLYVGGVEHAVLHLLYARFWHKVLFDLGHVSSKEPYRRLYNQGYIQAYAYTDSRGVYVPAAEVEEKDGKFFYNGEEVKQEYGKMGKSLKNAVAPDDIARDFGADTLRVYEMSMGPLDTSRPWATKDVVGAHRFLQRLWRLVVDEETGEVTVSDDPMSEEDAKQLHRTIAGVREDYDHLRDNTVVAKLIEYVNYLTKAREQKAGGDVSRETVEPLVQMVSPVAPHIAEELWARLGHEGTITFQAFPTFDESLLVDDTVEVPVQINGKVRARVDVPAEASKDEIESIALADDRVAGLIEGKNLVKTIVVPGRMVNLVVK; this is translated from the coding sequence ATGACTAGCGCTACTGGACCGGCGTTCCGCTATTCGGCGGGCATTGCCAATGAGATTGAACAGAAATGGCAGAAATACTGGATCGACAACGGGACGTTCAACGCACCGAACCCTGTCGGTCCTCTAGCTCCTCAATCGGGCGCGGAAAACCTGCCTGCTGACAAGCTCAATGTCCAGGACATGTTCCCCTACCCCTCCGGCGCAGGCCTGCACGTGGGCCACCCGCTGGGATACATCGCTACGGATGTCTTCGCACGCTACAACCGCATGCTGGGCAAGAACGTGCTGCATACGCTCGGTTACGACGCTTTCGGGCTGCCGGCGGAGCAATACGCAATCCAGACGGGCACGCACCCGCGCACGACAACGATGGCGAATATTGAGAATATGACCCGCCAGCTCGACGCACTGGGTCTGGGCCACGACCGACGTCGCTCGGTGGCGACGACGGACCCGGAGTTCTACCGCTGGACGCAGTGGATCTTCCTGCAGATCTTCAACTCATGGTTCGACGATGAGCAGCAAAAGGCGCGCCCGATCGCGGAGCTTATCGACGAACTCGAGTCCGGAAAGCGCACCACCAAGGACGGACGCGTCTACGCGGACCTTGACGCAACGGAGAAGCAGAAAGCTGTCGACGAGTTCCGGCTCGTCTACCTTTCAGATTCCATGGTCAACTGGTGCCCGGGACTGGGCACTGTGCTGGCCAACGAAGAGGTCACTGCCGAAGGCCGTTCGGAGCGCGGGAACTACCCGGTCTTCCGTAAGCGCCTGCGCCAGTGGATGATGCGCATCACCGCCTACTCGGACCGCCTGCTCGACGACCTCGACCTGCTGGATTGGCCGGACAAGGTCAAGACGATGCAGCGGAATTGGATCGGCCGCTCCCGCGGCGCGGAGGTGACGTTCCAGGCTCAGGGCACCGACGGCAACGAGCACCCCATCGACGTGTTCACCACACGTCCGGACACCCTGTTTGGCGCGACCTACATGGTTCTCGCGCCGGAGCACGAGCTCGTAGAGAAGCTGGTGGCCGAGGGGTACGAGGCGGACGTCGATAAGCGTTGGACCTTTGGCGAAGCTACGCCGCAGGCTGCGGTGGACGTGTACAAGCGCGCGATCGCGGCGAAGTCTGACGTGGAACGGCAGGAGAATAGGGAAAAGACCGGCGTTTTCCTGGGCACCTATGCCACGAACCCGGTCAACGGTGAGCAGGTGCCCGTCTTCATTGCGGATTATGTTCTGACTGGTTACGGCACTGGCGCGATCATGGCGGTGCCGGCGCACGACGAACGTGACTACGAATTCGCTACTGTCTTCGGTCTGCCGATCGTGCCGGTGCTCGAAGGCGGGAATATCGATGAGGAGGCGTTCACTGAGGACGGCCCGCACATCAACTCCGCGAATGACCGCGGCCTGGATCTGAATGGTCTGGGCAAGGACGAGTCAATTGAGAAGGCCATAGAATGGTTGGTCGGCGAAGGCGCCGGCGAAGAGCGCATTCAGTACAAGTTGCGCGACTGGCTCTTTGCCCGCCAGCGTTACTGGGGCGAGCCGTTCCCGATCGTTTACGACGACAACGGTGTCGCGCACGCGCTGCCGGAGTCGATGCTGCCGGTCGAGCTACCGGATGTGGAGGACTACAACCCGGTCTCTTTCGACCCGGACGACGCCGACTCGGAGCCTTCTCCCCCGCTGGCGAAGGCTACCGACTGGGTGAACGTCACGCTGGACTTGGGTGACGGCGAGAAGCAGTACACCCGCGACACCAACGTCATGCCCCAGTGGGCAGGTTCGTCCTGGTACCAGCTGCGCTACATCGATCCGACGAACACGGAAAAGTTCTGCGACATCGAGAACGAGCGTTACTGGACGGGCCCGCAGCCGGAGAAGCACGGCGCGAATGACCCGGGCGGCGTGGATCTTTACGTTGGCGGCGTCGAGCACGCAGTGCTGCACCTGCTGTACGCGCGCTTCTGGCACAAGGTGCTCTTCGATCTGGGGCATGTTAGCTCGAAGGAGCCGTACCGCCGTCTGTACAACCAGGGCTATATTCAGGCGTACGCCTACACGGATTCGCGTGGCGTATATGTCCCGGCGGCCGAGGTCGAGGAGAAGGACGGGAAGTTCTTCTACAACGGCGAAGAGGTCAAGCAGGAGTACGGCAAGATGGGTAAGTCCCTCAAGAATGCCGTGGCCCCGGACGACATAGCGCGCGACTTCGGCGCCGACACGCTGCGCGTCTACGAGATGTCGATGGGTCCGTTGGACACTTCCCGTCCGTGGGCGACAAAGGACGTCGTCGGTGCGCACCGCTTCTTGCAGCGTCTGTGGCGCCTGGTCGTAGACGAGGAGACCGGCGAAGTCACCGTTTCCGACGACCCGATGAGCGAGGAGGACGCGAAGCAGCTCCACCGCACCATCGCAGGCGTGCGGGAGGACTACGATCACCTGCGTGATAACACCGTGGTAGCTAAACTCATTGAGTACGTCAACTACTTGACCAAGGCGCGCGAACAGAAGGCTGGCGGCGATGTTTCACGTGAAACAGTCGAACCGCTTGTCCAAATGGTCTCCCCTGTCGCGCCGCACATAGCAGAGGAACTGTGGGCGCGACTAGGACACGAGGGCACCATCACTTTCCAAGCGTTTCCGACCTTCGATGAGAGCTTGCTTGTCGACGACACCGTGGAAGTCCCCGTCCAGATCAATGGCAAGGTCCGCGCACGTGTCGACGTTCCGGCGGAAGCGTCCAAGGACGAGATCGAGAGCATTGCGCTTGCCGACGATCGAGTGGCCGGGCTGATCGAGGGAAAGAACCTGGTCAAGACCATCGTGGTCCCCGGCCGCATGGTCAACCTGGTGGTGAAGTAA
- a CDS encoding flavodoxin domain-containing protein — MTDIFYATLYGSTKQYADALAERLGVQAQEITKDSASLVDATSVDPIIVLSPIHGSFIRGAKFLNELGPEVVEKRKVCLAPVGIALDHVLEETDPAAVLLGDMADHVKRVYLPGRLNYSELAPDHHDIMETRVEKMKAKDERSENEEMMVETYDTDVDRVDLSRLDPIAEWVEG, encoded by the coding sequence ATGACTGACATCTTCTACGCCACCCTGTACGGCTCGACCAAGCAATACGCGGACGCTCTCGCCGAGCGTCTCGGCGTCCAGGCCCAGGAGATCACTAAGGACAGCGCATCTCTTGTCGACGCTACCTCCGTCGACCCCATCATCGTCCTTTCCCCCATTCACGGCTCGTTCATCCGCGGAGCGAAGTTCCTGAATGAGCTGGGGCCGGAGGTCGTCGAAAAGCGAAAAGTCTGCCTCGCACCGGTCGGGATCGCCCTCGACCACGTCCTCGAAGAGACCGATCCTGCCGCTGTCCTGCTCGGCGACATGGCCGACCACGTGAAACGCGTGTACCTCCCCGGCCGCCTGAACTACTCCGAACTCGCCCCCGACCACCACGACATCATGGAGACCCGCGTCGAGAAGATGAAGGCCAAGGACGAACGGTCCGAGAACGAAGAGATGATGGTGGAGACCTACGACACAGATGTCGACCGTGTCGATCTCAGCCGCCTCGACCCGATCGCCGAGTGGGTGGAGGGTTGA
- a CDS encoding flavodoxin domain-containing protein, with the protein MVSVFYASFYGSTKQYADALAAHFGVVPQEISDSSASLIDASTADPVDIVAPIHGPTHPGVKLITELPEDVVRRRPIVLATVGMTLEHVAYDQDPTGRLLGDRASFIHRFYLSGRLFYSELNRKHRNIMKGVVTAMKMMRSGGENERMMIETYRKDVDRVDLSKLEPVAAWVGNNT; encoded by the coding sequence ATGGTCTCCGTCTTCTACGCCAGCTTCTACGGCTCCACCAAGCAGTACGCCGACGCGCTCGCCGCACACTTCGGCGTAGTTCCGCAGGAGATCAGCGACAGCAGCGCATCGCTTATCGACGCCTCCACTGCCGACCCTGTCGACATCGTCGCCCCCATTCACGGCCCGACCCACCCCGGCGTGAAGCTGATCACGGAGCTGCCGGAGGATGTCGTGCGGCGCCGCCCCATTGTTCTCGCCACCGTCGGGATGACCCTCGAGCACGTTGCGTACGATCAGGACCCGACCGGACGGCTCCTTGGCGACCGCGCCTCCTTTATCCACCGCTTCTACCTGTCCGGCCGCCTCTTCTACTCCGAGCTGAACCGCAAGCACCGCAACATCATGAAGGGCGTCGTGACCGCGATGAAAATGATGCGCAGCGGCGGCGAGAACGAGCGGATGATGATCGAGACCTACCGCAAAGATGTCGACCGCGTCGACCTCAGCAAACTCGAGCCCGTCGCCGCATGGGTGGGCAATAACACATAG